In Fusobacterium perfoetens ATCC 29250, a genomic segment contains:
- a CDS encoding Na/Pi cotransporter family protein, translated as MYLEIVMKVVGGLGLFLYGMDNMSSGMQKIAGKRLKKILTVLTTNRFLAVAVGMFVTMLVQSSSVSTVMAIGFVNASLLTLQQALGLILGANIGTTITGWILVLNIGKYGLPMAGAAAIFHMFSKSEKWKTRALTVMGLGLIFFGLELMSNGLKPIRSMPEFVSLFSLFNADSYFGALKAAIVGALITAIVQSSSATLGITITLAAQGLINYPTAVALVLGENVGTTITAFLASLSANSNAKRAAYAHSIINIVGVCWAISIFPYYLEFLDFLVNPTSNLTLGIATAHTMFNVINVILFTPFIGQLAKFLCKIVKDDGVDIEKKVTQLDKLMLKTPSVVIEQSRQEVLNMHTEIEDMLKILTDFFDTNKQRFLSEDKLKKLQVIEERMDLYQKEITDINYLVLTSEINDEMKDDTRKNIEICDEYETISDYGVRIGKVLNKFADSEIKLTENERIRLKVLNKGIVEIYELINQGYINKDKTKFVIANEKANEVLKEFRKGRDIHLQNVSKLGISVSQSIGYMDMLNYYRRLRDHMVNIIELYLLDK; from the coding sequence ATGTATTTAGAAATTGTAATGAAAGTTGTAGGTGGACTGGGTCTATTCTTATATGGAATGGATAATATGTCTAGTGGGATGCAAAAGATTGCTGGTAAAAGGTTAAAAAAAATATTAACAGTTTTAACAACTAATAGATTTTTAGCTGTGGCTGTTGGTATGTTTGTAACAATGCTTGTTCAATCTTCATCAGTAAGTACTGTAATGGCAATAGGATTTGTTAATGCTTCTTTATTAACTTTACAACAAGCTTTGGGTTTAATTTTAGGAGCTAATATAGGTACTACTATTACTGGTTGGATTCTTGTTTTAAATATAGGAAAATATGGTTTACCAATGGCTGGAGCAGCAGCAATATTCCATATGTTTTCTAAAAGTGAGAAATGGAAAACAAGAGCTTTAACAGTAATGGGATTAGGATTGATTTTCTTTGGATTAGAGTTAATGAGTAATGGATTAAAACCAATTAGAAGTATGCCAGAATTTGTAAGTTTATTTAGTTTATTCAATGCTGACTCATATTTTGGAGCTTTAAAAGCAGCTATAGTTGGAGCTTTAATAACTGCAATAGTTCAATCATCATCAGCAACTTTAGGGATAACTATTACTTTAGCAGCACAAGGATTAATAAATTATCCTACAGCTGTAGCTTTAGTATTAGGAGAGAATGTAGGAACAACAATTACAGCTTTTTTAGCTTCTCTTAGTGCTAATTCTAATGCAAAAAGAGCTGCTTATGCTCATTCTATAATTAATATAGTTGGGGTTTGTTGGGCTATTAGTATATTTCCATATTATTTAGAGTTCTTAGATTTTTTAGTAAATCCTACTTCTAATTTAACATTAGGAATTGCAACAGCTCATACTATGTTTAATGTAATAAATGTTATATTATTTACACCATTTATTGGACAGTTAGCTAAATTTTTATGTAAAATAGTTAAAGATGATGGTGTAGATATAGAGAAGAAAGTAACTCAATTAGATAAATTGATGTTAAAGACTCCATCAGTTGTTATAGAACAATCTAGACAAGAAGTTTTAAATATGCATACAGAAATTGAAGATATGTTAAAAATTTTAACAGATTTCTTTGATACTAATAAACAAAGATTTTTATCAGAAGATAAATTAAAAAAATTACAAGTTATTGAAGAGAGAATGGATTTATATCAAAAAGAGATTACAGATATTAACTATTTAGTATTAACTTCTGAAATAAATGATGAGATGAAAGATGATACTAGAAAAAATATAGAAATTTGTGATGAATATGAAACTATAAGTGATTATGGAGTAAGAATTGGTAAAGTTTTAAATAAATTTGCTGATTCAGAAATAAAGCTTACAGAAAATGAAAGAATTAGATTAAAAGTTTTAAATAAGGGTATTGTTGAAATATATGAGTTAATTAATCAAGGATATATAAATAAAGATAAAACAAAATTTGTTATAGCTAATGAAAAAGCAAATGAAGTTTTAAAAGAATTTAGAAAAGGAAGAGATATTCATTTACAAAATGTTTCTAAATTAGGAATTTCTGTATCCCAAAGTATAGGTTATATGGATATGTTAAACTATTATAGAAGATTAAGAGACCATATGGTTAATATAATAGAATTATATTTATTAGATAAGTAA
- the yihA gene encoding ribosome biogenesis GTP-binding protein YihA/YsxC translates to MIIKQAEFVKSAVYEKDYPEEIGNIEFAFVGRSNVGKSSLINSITGRNKLARTSKTPGRTQLINYFLINRDVFFVDLPGYGFAKVPKAMKAEWGQTMERYLASNRKKLVFVLLDIRRVPSGEDIEMLEWLEHFNVPYKIIFTKMDKVSNNEKFKCLKDIRTKLEFSNEDVFFHSSLKNSGKQEILDFIGEIIEEYNPHTEEETTK, encoded by the coding sequence ATGATAATAAAACAAGCAGAATTTGTAAAGTCAGCTGTATATGAGAAGGATTATCCAGAAGAGATTGGAAATATAGAGTTTGCCTTTGTAGGTAGGTCAAATGTAGGAAAATCTTCTTTAATAAACAGTATAACTGGAAGAAATAAACTTGCTAGAACAAGTAAAACTCCAGGAAGAACACAACTTATAAATTATTTTTTAATCAATAGAGATGTGTTTTTTGTAGATTTACCTGGTTATGGTTTTGCAAAAGTTCCTAAGGCTATGAAAGCTGAATGGGGACAAACAATGGAAAGATATTTAGCAAGTAATAGAAAAAAACTTGTTTTTGTACTTTTAGATATAAGAAGAGTACCTAGTGGTGAAGATATAGAGATGTTGGAGTGGTTAGAACACTTCAACGTTCCTTATAAAATTATTTTTACTAAAATGGATAAAGTATCTAATAATGAAAAATTTAAATGTCTTAAAGATATTAGAACAAAATTGGAATTTTCAAATGAAGATGTATTTTTCCATTCTTCACTAAAAAATAGTGGAAAACAAGAAATTTTAGATTTTATTGGAGAAATTATAGAAGAATATAATCCACATACAGAAGAAGAAACTACAAAATAA
- a CDS encoding alpha/beta fold hydrolase, whose product MLKTKTIVLDNKESIVYREYGTGNEILIFIHGNICSGIFFEPFLNYFNKNKYRILIPDLRGFGESSYLTKINSISDFSDDLNDFFSKLNINNFTLLGWSAGGPICMNYSSSYPMKVKSLILINSVGVNGYPMYDENGKKYISVEEISQEKSQVLPVLNAIKNQDKLFIKNLWNNAIYIYKKPNCQQSEIEVSASLKQRNLPEVYLALSNFNMTSILFPNIPSLIIFGDSDSIIKKEDIFLTAKYLNTNNIIKILNCGHSPFIDSPNELFKYIDNFIKNFK is encoded by the coding sequence ATGCTAAAAACTAAAACTATTGTCCTTGATAATAAGGAAAGTATTGTTTACAGAGAATATGGAACTGGTAATGAAATATTAATCTTCATTCATGGAAACATTTGTTCTGGAATATTTTTTGAGCCTTTTTTAAATTATTTTAACAAAAATAAATATAGAATCTTAATACCTGATTTAAGAGGTTTTGGAGAAAGTAGTTATTTAACTAAAATTAATAGTATTTCTGATTTTTCAGATGATTTAAATGATTTTTTTTCTAAATTAAATATAAATAATTTTACTTTACTTGGTTGGTCAGCTGGTGGACCTATATGCATGAATTATTCTTCCTCTTATCCTATGAAAGTTAAAAGTTTAATACTCATTAATAGTGTTGGAGTTAATGGTTACCCTATGTATGATGAAAATGGAAAAAAATATATATCAGTTGAAGAAATTAGTCAAGAAAAATCTCAAGTTCTACCTGTTCTAAATGCTATTAAAAATCAAGATAAATTATTTATAAAAAATTTATGGAATAATGCAATATATATTTATAAAAAACCTAATTGTCAACAATCTGAGATAGAAGTTTCAGCTTCTTTAAAACAAAGAAATCTTCCAGAAGTATATCTTGCTTTATCTAATTTTAATATGACTTCTATTTTATTTCCTAATATTCCATCTTTAATTATATTTGGAGATAGTGATTCTATCATTAAAAAAGAAGATATTTTTCTTACTGCTAAATATTTAAATACAAATAACATAATAAAAATTTTAAATTGTGGACATTCTCCTTTTATAGACTCTCCTAATGAGCTTTTTAAATATATAGATAATTTTATTAAAAATTTTAAATAA
- a CDS encoding valine--tRNA ligase, whose product MKELEKIYSPSEIEKKWYKHWEESKYFAATMDEGKESYSIMIPPPNVTGILHMGHILNNSIQDTLIRYKRMSGFNTLWMPGMDHAGIATQNKVEKKLAEEGLKKEDLGREKFIEETWRWKEKHGGIITSQLRKLGASLDWDRERFTMDEGLSKAVRDIFVKLYNDGLIYQGEYMVNWCPRCGTALADDEVEFEDQAGGFWHIKYQVKDTDEYLIVATTRPETMLGDVAIAVHPDDERYKKFVGKKAILPLIGREIEIIADKYVDMEFGTGALKITPAHDPNDFAIGNKFNLPIINVFTNDAKIVEGYGKYSGLDRFEARKVIGEDLKEQGYLVKFEPYSHNVGTCYRCHTAIEPRVSNQWFVKMKPLAEKALEVVRNGEVKIMPKRWEKVYYNWLENIRDWCISRQIWWGHRIPAWYGPDKKIFVAHTEEEAYAQAKEFYGKDVTLEQEKDVLDTWFSSALWPFSTLGWPEKTKELEMFYPTSTLVTGADILFFWVARMIMFGEYTQGDKPFHNVYLHGIVRDEIGRKMSKSLGNSPDPLDLIDKYGADAIRFTMLYNTSQGQDVHFSEKLLEMGRNFANKIWNVSRFVIMNLDGFDVTKVDKSKLKYELVDKWIFSRLNETSRNVAIELDKFQLDEAAKSVYEFLRGDFCDWYVELAKIRLYNSEDEDSKITAQYVLWTILEAGMRLLHPFMPFLTEEIWQIIKVSGETVMLQKYPVCDEKLVDENVDKAFEYIQEIVSSLRNIRAEAGISPAKFAKVVIKSSNENELNIIKENYKFITKLCNLEEIAYGKDIEKPTQSGFRVAKDSEVYMVLTGLLDIDAEIKKLEAQLEKVSKELEKINAKLSNEKFTSKAPAHILERDRRIQKEYQDKYDKILENIKELKG is encoded by the coding sequence ATGAAGGAGTTAGAAAAAATATATTCTCCTAGTGAAATAGAGAAAAAATGGTATAAACACTGGGAAGAATCAAAATATTTTGCAGCTACAATGGATGAAGGAAAAGAAAGTTATTCAATAATGATTCCTCCACCAAATGTAACAGGAATATTACACATGGGACATATCTTAAATAACAGCATTCAAGATACTTTAATAAGATATAAGAGAATGTCAGGATTTAACACTTTATGGATGCCTGGAATGGACCATGCAGGAATAGCTACTCAAAATAAAGTTGAAAAGAAATTAGCTGAAGAAGGATTAAAAAAAGAAGATTTAGGAAGAGAGAAATTCATTGAGGAAACATGGAGATGGAAAGAAAAACATGGTGGAATCATAACTTCTCAATTAAGAAAACTAGGAGCTTCACTTGATTGGGATAGAGAAAGATTTACAATGGATGAAGGACTTTCTAAAGCTGTAAGAGATATATTTGTAAAATTATATAATGATGGACTAATTTATCAAGGTGAATATATGGTAAACTGGTGTCCAAGATGTGGTACAGCTTTAGCTGATGATGAGGTAGAATTTGAAGACCAAGCTGGTGGATTCTGGCATATTAAATATCAAGTAAAGGATACTGATGAATATTTAATAGTAGCTACAACTAGACCAGAAACAATGCTTGGAGACGTTGCTATTGCTGTTCATCCAGATGATGAAAGATATAAAAAATTTGTTGGTAAAAAAGCAATCCTTCCATTAATAGGAAGAGAAATTGAAATTATTGCTGATAAATATGTTGATATGGAATTTGGAACAGGAGCTTTAAAAATAACTCCAGCTCATGACCCTAATGACTTTGCAATAGGAAATAAATTTAATTTACCAATAATCAATGTATTTACAAATGACGCTAAAATAGTAGAAGGATATGGAAAATATTCTGGATTAGATAGATTTGAAGCAAGAAAAGTTATTGGAGAAGATTTAAAAGAACAAGGATATTTAGTAAAATTTGAACCATATTCTCACAATGTAGGAACTTGTTATAGATGTCATACAGCTATAGAGCCTAGAGTATCAAATCAATGGTTTGTAAAAATGAAACCATTAGCTGAAAAAGCTCTAGAAGTTGTAAGAAATGGTGAAGTAAAAATAATGCCTAAGAGATGGGAAAAAGTTTACTACAACTGGTTAGAGAATATTAGAGATTGGTGTATTTCAAGACAAATTTGGTGGGGACATAGAATACCAGCTTGGTATGGACCAGATAAAAAAATATTTGTAGCTCATACAGAAGAAGAAGCTTATGCTCAAGCAAAAGAATTTTATGGAAAAGACGTTACATTAGAACAAGAAAAAGACGTTTTAGATACTTGGTTCTCATCAGCTTTATGGCCTTTCTCAACTTTAGGTTGGCCAGAAAAAACAAAAGAATTAGAGATGTTCTATCCAACATCAACATTAGTAACAGGAGCAGATATATTATTCTTCTGGGTTGCTAGAATGATAATGTTTGGAGAGTATACTCAAGGAGATAAACCATTCCATAATGTATATTTACATGGAATAGTAAGAGATGAAATTGGAAGAAAAATGTCTAAATCTTTAGGAAACTCACCAGACCCATTAGATTTAATAGATAAATATGGAGCTGATGCTATAAGATTTACAATGCTTTATAATACATCTCAAGGACAAGATGTACACTTCTCTGAAAAATTATTAGAGATGGGAAGAAACTTTGCTAATAAAATTTGGAACGTATCAAGATTTGTTATAATGAACTTAGATGGCTTTGATGTAACAAAAGTAGATAAATCTAAATTAAAATATGAATTAGTTGATAAGTGGATATTCTCAAGATTAAATGAAACAAGTAGAAATGTAGCAATAGAGTTAGATAAATTCCAATTAGATGAAGCAGCAAAATCAGTATATGAGTTCTTAAGAGGAGATTTCTGTGATTGGTATGTTGAATTAGCTAAAATAAGATTATATAACTCTGAAGATGAGGATTCTAAAATAACAGCTCAATATGTATTATGGACAATATTAGAAGCTGGAATGAGACTTTTACATCCATTTATGCCATTCTTAACTGAAGAAATTTGGCAAATAATTAAAGTATCTGGAGAAACTGTTATGTTACAAAAATATCCAGTATGTGATGAAAAATTAGTTGATGAAAATGTAGATAAAGCTTTTGAATATATTCAAGAAATAGTATCTTCATTAAGAAATATTAGAGCTGAAGCAGGAATTTCACCAGCTAAATTTGCTAAAGTTGTTATAAAATCATCTAATGAAAATGAATTAAATATAATAAAAGAAAATTATAAATTCATAACAAAACTTTGTAATTTAGAAGAAATTGCATATGGAAAAGATATAGAAAAACCTACTCAAAGTGGATTTAGAGTAGCAAAAGATTCAGAAGTTTATATGGTACTTACAGGACTTTTAGACATTGATGCTGAAATTAAAAAACTAGAAGCTCAATTAGAAAAAGTTTCTAAAGAATTAGAAAAAATAAATGCTAAATTATCAAATGAGAAATTTACATCAAAAGCACCTGCACATATTTTAGAAAGAGATAGAAGAATTCAAAAAGAATATCAAGATAAATATGATAAGATTTTAGAAAATATAAAAGAGTTAAAAGGATAA